One segment of Gordonia terrae DNA contains the following:
- a CDS encoding MFS transporter, translating to MNRPEGTAASNRWAVAALCFAVTTMSVLQAAVVPVIPTMSTQLGVGPAEIGWVLTANLLSAAICTPVLSKLADRRGGRRVLIAILVVVVLGSVLCVVAANLPLLVIGRVLQGSAFAIFPIGVAVLRETSDHRRLAHAIGLMSGMMAGGAGLGMVAAGVLVAGDGPYQRVFWMLLTLSVLSLGWVSVAVPATPGAAVPGPGADVAGVLLLAIGLCAVLLALAEGPRRSAGLAVGVGLGGVACLGLWCLHERRAGAPLVPPRAMVGRRVTPAHIAAALVGAAMYFQFLGIAQFVQAEPDVAGYGFGASVLAASVVFLLPGAGAGFVAAAVSGRLIHRFRGDRVLAAMCVIGVIAFVLLVLARDRPWQLIVAAVVVNVFVSGSYAALPSLLTDAVPAADTAVANGVNAIARIVGSSIASATVASLFATLTVTGGARPSETAYGLVFALGGAAAGAAGVVGLMSRHGRQGAETAATAAIHRTEYVSC from the coding sequence CGACGATGTCGACGCAACTGGGGGTCGGACCCGCCGAGATCGGATGGGTCCTGACCGCCAACCTGCTCTCGGCGGCGATCTGTACGCCGGTGCTCAGCAAGCTCGCGGACCGCCGCGGGGGACGACGCGTCCTGATCGCCATCCTCGTCGTGGTCGTCCTCGGTTCCGTCCTGTGCGTAGTGGCCGCGAATCTGCCGCTGCTCGTGATCGGGCGTGTACTGCAGGGCTCCGCGTTCGCCATCTTCCCGATCGGCGTCGCGGTGCTCCGCGAGACCTCCGACCACCGCAGGCTCGCGCACGCCATCGGGCTGATGTCGGGGATGATGGCGGGCGGCGCGGGGCTGGGGATGGTAGCCGCCGGCGTGCTGGTCGCGGGCGACGGACCCTACCAGCGGGTCTTCTGGATGTTGCTGACGCTGAGCGTCCTCTCGCTCGGCTGGGTGTCCGTTGCGGTCCCCGCGACGCCGGGCGCGGCAGTGCCGGGCCCGGGGGCCGACGTGGCCGGTGTGCTCCTGCTCGCGATCGGCCTCTGTGCGGTGTTGCTGGCACTCGCCGAAGGCCCGCGCCGATCGGCCGGGCTCGCCGTCGGAGTGGGTCTCGGAGGCGTGGCGTGCCTCGGGCTCTGGTGTCTCCACGAGCGCCGGGCGGGTGCGCCCCTGGTGCCGCCCAGGGCGATGGTCGGACGGCGGGTGACTCCCGCGCACATCGCCGCGGCGCTCGTGGGAGCGGCGATGTACTTTCAGTTCCTCGGTATCGCGCAGTTCGTCCAGGCAGAACCGGATGTCGCCGGTTACGGTTTCGGGGCGAGTGTGCTGGCGGCGAGTGTGGTGTTCCTGCTCCCCGGCGCCGGCGCCGGGTTCGTCGCCGCCGCGGTGAGTGGGCGACTCATCCACCGGTTTCGCGGAGACCGGGTCCTCGCGGCGATGTGCGTCATCGGTGTGATCGCGTTCGTGCTCCTCGTCCTCGCCCGCGACCGGCCGTGGCAGCTGATCGTCGCGGCCGTCGTGGTCAATGTCTTCGTCAGTGGCTCCTACGCGGCACTGCCGTCCTTGTTGACCGACGCGGTACCGGCGGCGGACACGGCGGTTGCCAATGGTGTGAACGCGATCGCGCGGATCGTCGGCAGCTCGATCGCGAGTGCGACGGTGGCCTCGCTCTTCGCGACCCTCACGGTCACGGGCGGAGCCCGCCCGTCGGAGACGGCGTACGGCCTGGTCTTCGCACTCGGTGGCGCCGCCGCCGGAGCCGCAGGCGTCGTCGGTCTGATGTCTCGTCACGGACGGCAGGGTGCCGAGACCGCGGCCACCGCTGCGATACATCGGACAGAATATGTCAGCTGTTGA
- a CDS encoding aldehyde dehydrogenase: MTITEQATDPLATVADRDQVFIGGRWVDSSGDEWIEVVDSYFERTAARARAATADDMARAVEAARTSFDEGTWVRTPIAERAAVIDTIADRLEARVAELTTLGIVEVGVPVPVSAMTQQMTVGLFRAVAEEARKVNLREDRTRADGGISRILKEPSGVVAAIIPWNGPIGTIAFKVIPALAAGCSVVLKTSPEAPLSPSVFADVVGELVDEGVIPEGVLSVLVADREVSELLVTDPRVDHITFTGSTATGRRIMNLAGDRVAKVSLELGGKSAAIILDDADLNTVMQNLPMAGCLQSGQACIALTRVLVSAARHDEVVEAYKAALGMIPIGNPWEETNFLGPLTSARQRDRVEGYIEAARKEGAEIVHGGGRVGDQGFFVQPTLVDNVRNDMTIAQEEVFGPVISIITYEDEDDAVAIANDSEYGLSGAVFTSDVEHGFEVAQRIRTGTVNVNASVIDFTLPFGGYKQSGVGREGGPEGLDEFFELKTVHLPAPQPEA, encoded by the coding sequence ATGACAATCACAGAACAAGCCACCGATCCACTCGCCACCGTGGCCGATCGCGACCAGGTGTTCATCGGCGGCCGGTGGGTCGACTCGTCGGGTGACGAGTGGATCGAGGTCGTCGACTCGTACTTCGAGCGCACCGCCGCACGCGCACGGGCCGCGACCGCCGACGACATGGCACGCGCGGTCGAGGCGGCGCGGACCTCGTTCGATGAGGGGACGTGGGTGCGCACGCCGATCGCCGAGCGGGCCGCGGTCATCGACACCATCGCCGACCGGCTGGAGGCGCGGGTTGCCGAGCTGACGACGCTGGGCATCGTCGAAGTCGGCGTTCCGGTTCCGGTGAGCGCGATGACGCAGCAGATGACGGTGGGGTTGTTCCGCGCGGTCGCCGAGGAGGCCCGCAAGGTGAACCTGCGCGAGGATCGGACGCGCGCCGACGGCGGGATCTCGCGCATCCTCAAGGAGCCGAGCGGAGTGGTCGCCGCGATCATCCCGTGGAACGGTCCCATCGGCACGATTGCGTTCAAGGTGATCCCGGCACTGGCGGCGGGTTGTTCGGTCGTGCTCAAGACCTCGCCGGAAGCTCCGCTGTCCCCGTCGGTGTTCGCCGACGTGGTCGGTGAACTCGTCGACGAGGGCGTGATCCCCGAGGGCGTACTCAGCGTCCTCGTCGCCGACCGCGAGGTCTCCGAATTGCTCGTCACCGACCCGCGGGTCGATCACATCACCTTCACCGGGAGCACTGCGACCGGTCGCCGGATCATGAACCTCGCCGGCGACCGGGTCGCGAAGGTCTCCCTGGAACTCGGTGGTAAGTCGGCGGCCATCATCCTCGACGACGCCGACCTGAACACGGTCATGCAGAACCTGCCGATGGCCGGGTGTCTGCAGTCCGGCCAGGCCTGCATCGCCCTGACCCGCGTCCTGGTCTCGGCTGCGCGACACGACGAGGTCGTCGAGGCCTACAAAGCGGCACTCGGCATGATCCCCATCGGAAACCCCTGGGAAGAAACGAATTTCCTCGGCCCGTTGACCTCGGCGCGTCAGCGAGACCGCGTGGAGGGTTACATCGAGGCGGCGCGCAAGGAGGGCGCCGAGATCGTCCATGGGGGTGGCCGCGTCGGCGACCAGGGCTTCTTCGTGCAACCGACCCTTGTCGACAACGTACGCAACGACATGACCATCGCGCAGGAAGAAGTCTTCGGTCCGGTGATCTCGATCATCACCTATGAAGACGAGGACGACGCCGTGGCCATCGCCAACGACTCCGAGTACGGCCTCTCGGGTGCGGTGTTCACTTCCGACGTCGAGCATGGATTCGAAGTGGCGCAACGTATCCGGACCGGGACGGTGAACGTGAACGCGTCCGTCATCGACTTCACGCTGCCGTTCGGCGGCTATAAGCAGTCCGGCGTCGGACGTGAAGGGGGCCCTGAAGGGCTCGACGAATTCTTCGAGCTCAAGACGGTCCATCTCCCGGCGCCGCAACCGGAGGCCTAG
- a CDS encoding SDR family NAD(P)-dependent oxidoreductase: MKLEGKVALITGAGSGLGRQSSQLFAGEGAKIAVVDIDADRAEQTVKLVEQQGGDAIAITADVADKSAITAAVDQTVEHYGKLDIAWANAGVVSRGGVPSVAGGEQVDFEDLTEEDWNNVLGVNLSGVIFTAQAAVPALKRNGGGTIIATSSAASFVAYHQIALYSATKAGVNGLVRGLSLDLGPYGIRVNGIAPVHGMSPNFLMPAGSPVVGQSYEEVAGPWDPYVSPIPLKRNRPPSLVDNAKIALFLASDDSAYMSGQVIGSGDGGTLSRVGMWFPEDLDQKNPNA; the protein is encoded by the coding sequence ATGAAGCTTGAAGGCAAGGTAGCGCTGATCACCGGCGCGGGTTCCGGACTCGGTAGGCAGTCGTCGCAGCTCTTCGCCGGCGAGGGTGCGAAGATCGCGGTGGTCGACATCGACGCCGATCGTGCCGAGCAGACCGTGAAACTGGTCGAGCAGCAGGGTGGCGACGCCATCGCCATCACGGCCGACGTCGCGGACAAGTCCGCGATCACCGCCGCGGTCGATCAGACCGTCGAGCACTACGGCAAGCTCGACATCGCCTGGGCGAACGCCGGAGTCGTCTCCCGCGGCGGTGTTCCCAGCGTCGCCGGCGGCGAGCAGGTCGACTTCGAAGACCTGACCGAGGAGGACTGGAACAACGTCCTCGGCGTGAACCTGAGCGGCGTGATCTTCACCGCGCAGGCTGCGGTTCCCGCGCTCAAGCGCAACGGTGGCGGTACCATCATCGCCACCTCGTCGGCGGCCTCGTTCGTCGCCTACCATCAGATCGCGCTGTACTCGGCGACCAAGGCCGGGGTCAACGGTCTGGTCCGTGGCCTCAGTCTCGATCTGGGTCCCTACGGGATTCGCGTCAATGGCATCGCGCCGGTTCATGGCATGTCGCCGAACTTCCTGATGCCTGCCGGCTCTCCGGTCGTCGGGCAATCGTACGAAGAGGTTGCCGGCCCGTGGGATCCGTACGTGTCGCCGATCCCGCTGAAGCGCAATCGTCCCCCGTCACTGGTCGACAACGCGAAGATCGCCCTGTTCCTCGCGTCGGATGACTCGGCCTACATGTCCGGTCAGGTGATCGGCTCGGGCGACGGCGGAACGCTCTCGCGCGTGGGCATGTGGTTCCCGGAGGACCTCGACCAGAAGAACCCGAACGCCTAG